The following is a genomic window from Flavobacteriales bacterium.
ATGATTAAAAACGCGCTTTATATTTTCATTCTCATTGCACTGGGAATTTCCTCCTGCAAATCGGGAAAACAGGTCAACTCCAAACCCGGCGTTTCCAAAGGCGTGCAGGATACGCTGATGCGTATGACTTCGGAGGGACATCTCATTGAGGGAATTACCAAAAAAATGACCGGCGATCCGGAAGGCGCTATTCAATCACTGGAACAGTGCCTGCGTTTTAATCCGAAAAATGATGCTGCGTATTATCACCTTTCCGGATTATATGAAATGATGGGAAGAGCCGATTACGCTATTGCCTTTGCAGAAAAAGC
Proteins encoded in this region:
- a CDS encoding tetratricopeptide repeat protein gives rise to the protein MIKNALYIFILIALGISSCKSGKQVNSKPGVSKGVQDTLMRMTSEGHLIEGITKKMTGDPEGAIQSLEQCLRFNPKNDAAYYHLSGLYEMMGRADYAIAFAEKA